The DNA segment TGCCGAAGGGTCGCCACGACCTGCTGGTTGCGCAGCTGAACAAGGCCATCAAGGCCGCGGAGGCCGCAAATGCAGATAATAAGTGACGTCGAGCAAGGCACTCAGGCCTGGCTTGACCTGCGCCTGGGCATCATCACCTGCAGCGAACTGGACTGCCTACTGGTGAACGGCAAAGGTGAGGCCGGTTTCGGTGCCGGCGCCTTCACCTACATGAACACCCTGATCGGCGAGCGCATCACCGGCGAAGCGGCCGACCCGTTCACCGGTAACCGCCACACCGAGCGCGGGCACGAACTGGAAGGTACTGCCCGAGGCCTGTATTGCGACCGCGAGGACGTCCAGACCCACCAGGTGGGGATCATCCTGAATCACGGCATTGGCTACTCGCCAGACGCCCTGGTCGGCGACAAGGGCCTCACCGAGATCA comes from the Pseudomonas urmiensis genome and includes:
- a CDS encoding lambda exonuclease family protein, translated to MQIISDVEQGTQAWLDLRLGIITCSELDCLLVNGKGEAGFGAGAFTYMNTLIGERITGEAADPFTGNRHTERGHELEGTARGLYCDREDVQTHQVGIILNHGIGYSPDALVGDKGLTEIKTKLPKLQVDVILGGEIPKEHVAQCQGGLWVSEREWIDFICYWPGMPLFVKRAYRDEAMIRKLSERVKTFYEILDERMNRVLGIAA